The following coding sequences lie in one Myxococcota bacterium genomic window:
- a CDS encoding nitroreductase/quinone reductase family protein: WLRRWYHQALANPEVTVTVDGKDTKRIAVPIEGEERARVAEAYDFGLLFRLICGFAPNRFLRLDPVG, from the coding sequence CTGGTTGCGACGTTGGTACCACCAGGCACTCGCGAACCCGGAAGTCACGGTCACCGTCGACGGCAAGGATACGAAGCGGATCGCCGTCCCCATCGAAGGCGAAGAGCGCGCACGCGTCGCCGAGGCCTACGACTTCGGTCTGCTGTTCCGCTTGATCTGCGGCTTCGCTCCGAACCGATTCTTGCGTCTCGACCCCGTCGGGTAG